The DNA window CTGTTAAACACCGTTCCTGCCGGGCAGATTGTCGCCATTGTGCGTAATCCTGCCAAAGCCGAATCTCTGAGCCAACGAGGCGTAGTGGTTCGTCAGGGCGACTACAGCGATGAAGCCGCGCTGACCGCCGCCCTGCAGAACGTCGACAAACTGCTGCTGATCTCATCGAGCGAAGTGGGCCAGCGCGCCGTTCAGCATCGCAACGTCATTAACGCCGCCAAGGCCGCTGGCGTGAAATTTATCGCGTATACCAGCCTGTTGCACGCCGATACATCCCCGCTGGGGCTGGCAGATGAACATGTCGCCACCGAGAAAATGCTCGCTGACTCCGGCATTGCGTATGCCCTGCTGCGCAACGGCTGGTACACCGAAAACTACCTCGCCAGCGCGCCGCCATCGATTGAGCATGGCGTGTTTATCGGCGCCGCCGGTAACGGCAAAATCGCCTCCGCCACCCGCGCTGATTACGCCGCCGCGGCCGCTCGCGTTATCGCCGAAGAGGGCCATGCCGGAAAAGTGTATGAGCTGGCGGGCGATGAGGCGTGGACTCTGAGCGAACTTGCTGCGGAGCTGAGCAAACAAAGCGGTAAAAATGTCGTGTATCAAAACCTCAGTGAAGCCGACTTCGCCGCTGCGCTGAAAGGCGTCGGCCTGCCTGCTGGTCTGGCTGATATGCTGGCCGACTCTGATGTTGGCGCATCAAAAGGCGGCCTGTTTGACGACAGCCACACCCTGAGCGCACTGATTGGCCGCCCTACCACTACGCTTGTTGAGAGCATCAAAGGCATTCTGTAACTGTTACATACTGGTTAATTTTTGTAGCATCCCGGCGGGCCATCCTCAATAATGAAAGGATGTCTGTCGGGAGTGATTACATGCAAGGCGTACCAGAACAGTTCAATGATGAAAAAGACAGCGCGCGCTTTCGCCACCTGGCGCAGGTGCCCGGCGTCGAACTGTACCATGCCCATATCTCCCGCTATGCCTTTGAACCACACACCCATGAAGCCTTTGGTATTGGCGCGATAGAGTTCGGTGCCGAGCGTTTTCGCTATCGCGGCAGCCAGCACGTGGCGTCGGTCAACTCCATCGTGACCATGAACCCCGATGAACTGCATACCGGAGAGGCGGAAACCGCCGATGGCTGGCGCTATCGAATGATATATCTCGATCCGGAGATGCTGGAAGAGGTGACCGGCGTGCGCCACTGGTGGTTCAGCGACGTGGTGCGCCAGGATCCGCTGCGCTCCCGGCAAATTGGCAATTTGATCTACGGCCTGTGGCACACCGACGATCCGCTGGCGCAGCAGGGTCTGCTGCTGGATTTAATCGACACCTTCCGTCCGTTCGCCCACCACGCCGCTCTATTGCCCGAGGCTGCTCACCGCTTTGAGCGCGTACGCGAATATCTGCACGACAACTATATGCGCACAGTTACCCTGGATGAGCTGGCGCAGGTGGCGGCGCTCAGCCCGTATCATTTCCAGCGCCAGTTTAAGGCCCACTTCCACGTTACGCCGCACCAGATGCTGATGGCGATTCGCCTGTGGCGCGCCAAAGCTTTTCTCACCCACGGCATGCCCGCTGCCGATGTCGCCCTCGCCGCCGGATTAACCGACCAGTCGCACCTGACCCGCGCTTTTACCCGCCGCTACGGCATTACGCCAGTGCGTTACCAAAAGCAGGTTCTCCCGCGCTAATGCGCAACCTCATACAATATTCCCGCTTTGGCCTCGCCTACACTGTCGCCAACAGAAAATGTAATGGAAGGCGTGATGATTAGTGGTGTGCTGTACGCCCTGCTGGCGGGATTGATGTGGGGGCTGATTTTCGTTGGCCCTTTGCTGGTGCCGGAATATCCGGCGGTATTGCAGTCGATGGGACGCTATCTGGCGCTGGGGCTAATTGCCCTGCCGCTGGCCTGGCTGGGCCGCGCGCGGCTGCGCCAGCTCTCCGGGAAAGACTGGTGGACGGCGCTGGGGCTGACCATGATGGGCAACTTAATTTATTACGTCTGCCTGGCCAGCGCGATTCAGCGCACTGGCGCGCCGGTCTCAACGATGATCATCGGTACGCTGCCCGTGGTGCTGCCGGTCTTTGCTAATCTGCTCTATAGCCAGCGCGACGGTAAGCTACCGTGGCGACGCCTGTTCCCGGCGCTGATTTGCATTGCCGTCGGCCTGGCGTGCGTCAATATCGCCGAACTGCATCAGGGACTGCCCGATTTCAGCCCCTGGCGCTACGGCTCCGGCATTGTCCTGGCGTTGATCTCGGTGGTTTGCTGGGCCTGGTACGCGCTGCGCAACGCCCGCTGGCTGCGGGAAAATCCGGATAAACCGCCGATGATGTGGGCCACCGCGCAGGCGCTGGTAACCCTGCCGGTGTCGCTGGCGGGATACCTTATCGCCTGCTGGTGGCTACACGGTCAGCATACGGACTTTCCGCTGCCCTTCGGCCCGCGCCCTGCGGTGTTTATCACCTTGATGCTGGCGATAGCCATCTTCTGCTCATGGGTCGGCGCATGGTGCTGGAACGTAGCCAGCCAGCGCTTGCCGACAGTGATCCTCGGGCCACTGATTGTCTTCGAAACCCTTGCTGGCCTGCTGTATACCTTTATTTTGCGCCAGAGTCTGCCGCCGATTCTGACCTTCAGCGGTATCCTTCTTCTGGTGCTCGGCGTGGTTTCCGCCGTTCGCGCCCGCCCGGAAAAACCTGCGTTACAAGAGCTGGTCAGCGAGAAAAAATAGCCTGGTATCCTAAAGGGGTATTCCCAAGAGTATAAGATGCATTTAAAATACATCTTATACTCTTGATGACGAGGTAACTGCTATGGCTTTCCGTGACCAACCATTAGGCGAGCTGGCGCTGACGATTCCGCGCGCCTCCGCGCTGTTCCGTAAATACGATATGGACTACTGCTGCGGCGGCAAACAGACGCTGGACCGCGCGGCATCGCGCAAAGAGCTGGACGTTGCGGTAATCGAAGCTGAGCTGGCAAAACTGGCGGAAGAGCCGGTAGAGCGCGACTGGCGCGTTGCGCCCTATGCCGAAATCATCGATCACATCATTGTCCGCTACCACGACAGGCACCGCGAACAGCTGCCGGAGCTGATTTTACAGGCCACCAAAGTTGAACGCGTTCACGCCGACAAGCCTAACGTTCCGAAAGGCTTAACCAAGTACCTGACCATGCTGCACCAGGAGCTTTCCAACCATATGATGAAAGAGGAGCAGATTCTGTTCCCAATGATCAAACAGGGCATGGGAACGCAAGCTGGTGGCCCTATCAGCGTCATGGAAAGCGAGCATGATGAAGCGGGCGAGCTGCTGGAAGTGATTAAGCACATCACCCATAACGTGACGCCGCCGCCGGAAGCCTGCACCACCTGGAAGGCGATGTACAACGGCATTAACGAACTCATTGATGACCTGATGGAACACATCAGTCTGGAAAACAATGTGCTGTTCCCGCGTGCCCTCGCAGGAAAGTAAATAAAAAGGCGCCCGCAGGCGCCCTCGACATTGTCAGTCTTATTGGCCACTCCGGGTGGCCTTTTTTACGACGGGCCATTGCAAGCAACGTTAAAAACCGCTCCCGAAGATTTTTTTATTTCGCCAGACGCTTTTTACCGGCAAACAGCCAGCCTGCCCCCAGCAGTACAAACCACAGAGGGGTCACCATCAGCGCTTCGCGGGTATCGGCTTCCAGAGTCAGCAGCACCAGCACAAAGACGAAGAATGCCATACACACCCAGCACATCACTTTGCCCAGCGGCATCTTATATTTCGACTGCTCATGCAACTGCGGACGCTTTCTGCGATAGGCCAGATACGAGCACAGAATAATCGTCCAGACGAACATAAACAGGATCGCTGAAACCGTGGTAATCATGGTGAAGGCTGCAATCACGCTTGGATTGACCATCAGCATGACCACGCCGCCCAGCAGGCACATACAGGAGAAGGTCAGGCCTTTCGCCGGTACCGCACGCTTTGACAGCTTGGCGAACATTTTCGGAGCCTGCCCGTCCTGCGCCAGGCCGAACAGCATACGGCTGGTTGAGAACACGCCGCTGTTAGCTGAAGAAGCCGCAGAAGTCAGCACCACGAAGTTAATCAGGCTCGCTGCTGCTGGAAGCCCAACCAGGACGAACAGCTCAACGAACGGGCTCTTCGACGGCACGACTGAGCTCCACGGCGTCACGGACATAATCACGATCAGCGCGAAAACGTAGAACATAATGATACGAATCGGAATCGAGTTAATCGCCCGCGGCAGGGATTTTTCCGGATCTTTGGTTTCCGCTGCGGTGGTACCCACCAGCTCGATACCCACGAAAGCGAAGACCGCTATCTGGAAGCCAGCAAAGAACCCGCTGATGCCTTTCGGGAACCAGCCGCCGTCATTCCACAAATGAGCGAAAGAGGCTTCAACGCCGGTCGGTGACTGGAAGTGCATCAGCACCATCACCAGGCCAACGACAATCAGCGCCACGATGGCGACGATCTTGATCATCGCAAACCAGAACTCCATCTCGCCGAACATCTTCACGGTAGCAAGGTTAAGGCCCAGCAGCAGCAGAATAACCGCCAGCGAGGCGACCCAATCAGAAAGCCCCGGGAACCAGAACTGGGCGTAAGCGGTGATCGCCACCACGTCCGCCATACCGGTGACTACCCAGCAGAACCAGTAGGTCCAGCCGGTAAAATAGCCTGCCCACGGCCCCAGCAGGTCGGCAGCAAAGTCGCTAAACGACTTATATTCGAGATTCGACAGCAGTAATTCACCCATGGCGCGCATGACGAAGAACAGCATGAAGCCGATTATCATATAAACAAAAATAATTGACGGCCCGGCAAGGCTAATGGTTTTGCCGGAGCCCATAAACAGCCCGGTGCCTATCGCACCACCAATAGCAATAAGCTGAATATGCCGGTTAGTGAGATTTCGCCGCAGCGATTGTTCAGTCGGCGCCTGTTCATCGGCAGCGACTTTGACCTGATCTACCATGTGATGTTTTTCCTGTTGTACCTGTCTGTGTTGTTCGGGCTCTATTTGGCCCTTAATTCGTCTTAACCCTGGAACGAGGGGTTTATCGATATTAGGTAAGAATCGGAGGGATGAATACTATGATTTAGAGATAATGTTAATTTTATGTTTAAAGTGAGTGTTATATCACTCCAGTTGCGCGAAATAGCTCACAAAAATACACCCATAAAGCAGATATGCAATACAAAGCTCTAATAAATTCCTAACTTAAGGGTTTTACACTATTTAAAGCGCCCCCTCCCCCGAACGGGAGAGGAAGCCCCTGCTGTTTAGATAATATCCAGCAGTTCAACTTCAAAAATCAGGGTGCTGAACGGAGGAATGGATGCTCCCGCGCCGCGCTCACCGTAGGCCAGGTTGTGCGGAATGGTCAGTTCCCATTTAGAGCCCACCGGCATCAGGGTCAGCGCTTCAATCCAGCCGCCGATAACGCCGGTTACCGGGAACTCAGCCGGCTCGCCGCGCGCGACGGAGCTATCAAAGACGGTACCGTCAATCAGTTTACCGGTGTAATGAACGCGAACGTGGTCAGTGCGGGCTGGGATCGGGCCTTCACCCTGGGTCAGAACGCGGAACTGCAGGCCGGATTCGGTGCTGTTCACGCCTTCGCGTTCGCGGTTTTCATCCAGGTATTTCTCGCCATCCGCGGCCATCTCCTGGAAACGCTCGCGACGCACAGCGTCAGCACGTTCGTGGATTTCACGCAGTGCACGGTGAACGGCTTCCACCGGAACCTGCGGTTGTTTACCTTCCAGCGCGTCAGCGATACCGGCGACCAGCGCTTCCGGCAGCAGCCCCTGTAGGCCAGATTCGCTCAGCTGTTGTCCAACCTGCAAGCCGATACCGTAACTTGCCTGTGCTTCGATCGTGTCAAAAGTCGGGGTTGCCATCTTTGTTCCTTTTTTCGAGGGTGCTCTCATACTCGCTGGCTTTCAAAAAGCGAAAGGCGACGAGCAGAGAAAATAGGATGGAAGCATATCAGCCACAGCACGACGGGTAAAACTTTGTCGCCTGGATGATGACAAATCTAAGGGAAACAGAAACAATAGAGAAGTAAGGTTAACCTCACGAAACATATCTTTGTCTCGTCCTTCAGGAAGTTAGCCATCTATACCCGTCATACTTTAAGTTGCAGGAGCGTTGGCTTCGCCAGCGCGCCCCAGTCACATAGTTATCTATGCTCCTGGGAACTTACTGGCTTGCCGCCTTCCTGCGACTTAAATTATTTAGGGTATATACTTTATTTACAGGATAAAAATATGCGGAGCAGGAGGAAAGCCATGCCCGGGCGTTTTGAACTGACATCTACCCTGGCGAAGATCTGGCACGCCCCGGATCGTATTCGCATCATGGATCCATTACCGCCCATGCATCGCCGGGGCATCATTGCCGGTGCCCTGCTGGTGATTATCGGCGTTCTGCTCCCCTCCGAGGATAACAGTGGCCCGACTCAGGCCAGCCGCGAGGCGAATCTCGACCTGCAATCCCAGTCACAGCCGCAGTCTTCAGGCAATCAGGCCGTTCCTCTGCCGCCGATCACCAACACGCCGCCGGTCAACGATGCCGATCAAGTTGCGCCGGTCGCGCCGGAGCCGATTCAGGATGAGCAACCGGACCAGGCACCACAGCAGACTGCATCTCAGCCGTACCAGGAGCAGCAGTCAACTCCCGGTATAGAGCAGCAATGGCGAACCTATCGTATTGAAGCAGGTAAAACCCTTGCGCAGCTGTTCCGCGACCATAACCTGCCGCCGACCGACGTTTACGCCATGGCGCAGGTAGAAGGCTCAGGTAAACCGCTGAGTTCACTGCAAACCGGGCAGACGGTTCAAATCCGCCAGAACGCCAACGGCGTAGTCACCGGGCTGACTATCGATACCGGCGGCGGCCAGCAGGTGCTGTTTACCCGCCAGGCGAACGGTAGCTTTATTCGCGCCCGATAAGGGAACCAGGCGTTATGAGAAGCCAGCTCAGGATGGTTTCTTTGATGACCCGACGCCTGACTTCCAGAGCCTGAGGCGAGACCATGCTGATATGATAAACCAGCCCTAACGTATGCTGGTTAATTAAGTAATACCCGCCAAGGGCGGCAATACTGATATTGACCTGAAGAGGATCAATATCGGCCTTAAAGATATTTTGCCGCTTTCCTTCATCAAGCAGCGAAGCCATCAATTGCAGGTGCGAGTGGTTTATTTCCGGCAGGCGCGTTGATTTAGCATAATGAACCCCTTTGCTTTGGTTTTCACTATGAACAATCTTGAGAAACCAGGGATTTTCGATGTAGTAATCCCATGTAAAATCAATAATTTTCTCAATCGCCTTATCTGGGGAAAGGCCTGATACATCGAGATTTTTCTCTTTCTGGCGAATATCGTTCCAGATATATTCCAGAACTTCGATAAACAAATTCTCTTTATTGCCGAAGTGGTGATACACAGTTTGTTTACTGCAATCTGCCGCTTTGACAATATTATCAACCCTGGCCCCTTCATAACCATATTCGGCAAATTCATTGACTGCGCTTAAAAGAAGCTTTTCTTTCAGGCTTTGTGCATTGCTGGTATCAAGATACATTCCGGTTCCCCATTCGCCCTTCGCGGTGCCTATCATAGCGATATTTTTCACCAGCTCCAGCAAAAAGCATAAAAACAATAAAATTCAGCAAGTTATCAAGAATCCGGTG is part of the Klebsiella huaxiensis genome and encodes:
- a CDS encoding SDR family oxidoreductase, with the protein product MIAITGATGQLGQHVLENLLNTVPAGQIVAIVRNPAKAESLSQRGVVVRQGDYSDEAALTAALQNVDKLLLISSSEVGQRAVQHRNVINAAKAAGVKFIAYTSLLHADTSPLGLADEHVATEKMLADSGIAYALLRNGWYTENYLASAPPSIEHGVFIGAAGNGKIASATRADYAAAAARVIAEEGHAGKVYELAGDEAWTLSELAAELSKQSGKNVVYQNLSEADFAAALKGVGLPAGLADMLADSDVGASKGGLFDDSHTLSALIGRPTTTLVESIKGIL
- a CDS encoding AraC family transcriptional regulator, coding for MQGVPEQFNDEKDSARFRHLAQVPGVELYHAHISRYAFEPHTHEAFGIGAIEFGAERFRYRGSQHVASVNSIVTMNPDELHTGEAETADGWRYRMIYLDPEMLEEVTGVRHWWFSDVVRQDPLRSRQIGNLIYGLWHTDDPLAQQGLLLDLIDTFRPFAHHAALLPEAAHRFERVREYLHDNYMRTVTLDELAQVAALSPYHFQRQFKAHFHVTPHQMLMAIRLWRAKAFLTHGMPAADVALAAGLTDQSHLTRAFTRRYGITPVRYQKQVLPR
- a CDS encoding DMT family transporter; its protein translation is MISGVLYALLAGLMWGLIFVGPLLVPEYPAVLQSMGRYLALGLIALPLAWLGRARLRQLSGKDWWTALGLTMMGNLIYYVCLASAIQRTGAPVSTMIIGTLPVVLPVFANLLYSQRDGKLPWRRLFPALICIAVGLACVNIAELHQGLPDFSPWRYGSGIVLALISVVCWAWYALRNARWLRENPDKPPMMWATAQALVTLPVSLAGYLIACWWLHGQHTDFPLPFGPRPAVFITLMLAIAIFCSWVGAWCWNVASQRLPTVILGPLIVFETLAGLLYTFILRQSLPPILTFSGILLLVLGVVSAVRARPEKPALQELVSEKK
- the ytfE gene encoding iron-sulfur cluster repair protein YtfE, with translation MAFRDQPLGELALTIPRASALFRKYDMDYCCGGKQTLDRAASRKELDVAVIEAELAKLAEEPVERDWRVAPYAEIIDHIIVRYHDRHREQLPELILQATKVERVHADKPNVPKGLTKYLTMLHQELSNHMMKEEQILFPMIKQGMGTQAGGPISVMESEHDEAGELLEVIKHITHNVTPPPEACTTWKAMYNGINELIDDLMEHISLENNVLFPRALAGK
- the cycA gene encoding D-serine/D-alanine/glycine transporter, which codes for MVDQVKVAADEQAPTEQSLRRNLTNRHIQLIAIGGAIGTGLFMGSGKTISLAGPSIIFVYMIIGFMLFFVMRAMGELLLSNLEYKSFSDFAADLLGPWAGYFTGWTYWFCWVVTGMADVVAITAYAQFWFPGLSDWVASLAVILLLLGLNLATVKMFGEMEFWFAMIKIVAIVALIVVGLVMVLMHFQSPTGVEASFAHLWNDGGWFPKGISGFFAGFQIAVFAFVGIELVGTTAAETKDPEKSLPRAINSIPIRIIMFYVFALIVIMSVTPWSSVVPSKSPFVELFVLVGLPAAASLINFVVLTSAASSANSGVFSTSRMLFGLAQDGQAPKMFAKLSKRAVPAKGLTFSCMCLLGGVVMLMVNPSVIAAFTMITTVSAILFMFVWTIILCSYLAYRRKRPQLHEQSKYKMPLGKVMCWVCMAFFVFVLVLLTLEADTREALMVTPLWFVLLGAGWLFAGKKRLAK
- the fklB gene encoding FKBP-type peptidyl-prolyl cis-trans isomerase, producing MATPTFDTIEAQASYGIGLQVGQQLSESGLQGLLPEALVAGIADALEGKQPQVPVEAVHRALREIHERADAVRRERFQEMAADGEKYLDENREREGVNSTESGLQFRVLTQGEGPIPARTDHVRVHYTGKLIDGTVFDSSVARGEPAEFPVTGVIGGWIEALTLMPVGSKWELTIPHNLAYGERGAGASIPPFSTLIFEVELLDII
- a CDS encoding LysM-like peptidoglycan-binding domain-containing protein; this translates as MPGRFELTSTLAKIWHAPDRIRIMDPLPPMHRRGIIAGALLVIIGVLLPSEDNSGPTQASREANLDLQSQSQPQSSGNQAVPLPPITNTPPVNDADQVAPVAPEPIQDEQPDQAPQQTASQPYQEQQSTPGIEQQWRTYRIEAGKTLAQLFRDHNLPPTDVYAMAQVEGSGKPLSSLQTGQTVQIRQNANGVVTGLTIDTGGGQQVLFTRQANGSFIRAR
- a CDS encoding TetR/AcrR family transcriptional regulator, which produces MYLDTSNAQSLKEKLLLSAVNEFAEYGYEGARVDNIVKAADCSKQTVYHHFGNKENLFIEVLEYIWNDIRQKEKNLDVSGLSPDKAIEKIIDFTWDYYIENPWFLKIVHSENQSKGVHYAKSTRLPEINHSHLQLMASLLDEGKRQNIFKADIDPLQVNISIAALGGYYLINQHTLGLVYHISMVSPQALEVRRRVIKETILSWLLITPGSLIGRE